Proteins encoded together in one Miscanthus floridulus cultivar M001 chromosome 16, ASM1932011v1, whole genome shotgun sequence window:
- the LOC136513437 gene encoding aldo-keto reductase family 4 member C10-like produces the protein MAESFVLNTGARIPSVGLGVWQMQPDAAVNAIYAAVKAGYRHIDCAAAYNNEKEAFSPLGSPGSPGINGPSVLKNPIVVSVADKLQKTPAQVALRWGIQMGHSVLPKSANESRIKENIDILDWSIPEDLMAKFSEIKQVRLLRAEFAVHPQGGYNTLEDFWDGEI, from the exons ATGGCCGAATCCTTTGTTCTCAATACCGGCGCGAGGATCCCATCGGTTGGCCTTGGCGTATGGCAAATGCAACCTGACGCTGCTGTCAACGCCATCTACGCTGCTGTCAAG GCTGGGTATCGGCATATTGATTGTGCTGCAGCATACAACAATGAGAAGGAG GCATTTTCGCCTTTAGGCTCACCTGGATCTCCTGGGATCAATGGGCCAAGTGTCCTCAAGAACCCCATTGTGGTCTCTGTTGCAGATAAGTTGCAGAAAACACCTGCCCAGGTTGCTCTACGCTGGGGAATTCAAATGGGCCATAGTGTACTCCCAAAAAGCGCCAATGAATCAAGGATTAAGGAGAACATTGACATATTGGACTGGTCTATTCCTGAAGATTTGATGGCAAAGTTCTCTGAAATCAAACAG GTCAGGCTGCTGAGAGCTGAGTTTGCAGTTCATCCTCAGGGCGGCTACAATACATTGGAGGATTTTTGGGATGGTGAAATATGA